CACTTGCATGAACCTTACGCATAAAGGCATTCACGTCTGTTGGTACTTTACCGTCTATTATAGAAACTAGATAAACAGTTAAGAAGCCAATTGGTACGGTAATAATGCCCGGCACCCTAAACTGTAATGCTTCCGGTAACACCGAAGAAAAGAAAATCATAAACATGGAAACGGCAAATCCGACAATTAGACCCGCAATCGCGCCCTTTTCAGTAATTCCGCGCCACCAAATGCCGAGGATGAAAATAGGTGCGAATGTGCTTGCCCCAACAGTAAAGGCGAGGGCAACAAGATGTCCAATCGATGCCTCTTTGACCAATAAACCAAGCACTCCGTAAAAAACACCTAGGAAAACAATTGATAGTTTTGCAGCAAACACTCGTTGTTTCTGTGATAATTCTTTTCTTGAAAACTTTGCATATAAATCGTGAGCGATTGCCCCTGAACTGGCAATGAATAACCCGGATAAGTTTGAAAATACTGCAGCAAAGGCACCAGCAATGACAAACCCGAGCATCCATTTACCACCTAAAGCAGTTGCAATCGATGGGATGACCATATTGTCCCCGCCGGTAACTAGGTTTTGCATGACCTCAGGACTAGCATTTCCATCCAAAAAGATTGCCCGTCCAACAACACCAAGATAAATGGCAAAGGCGAAAAATAAACTAGCAATCCCAATTGCCATTACAGCCGACTTTCGAGCAGCCTTCGCATCTGGATTCGTGTAAAAACGAAGCAATATGTGCGGAAGCCCGAGTGTACCTAACGATAGTCCGATTAACATCGAAGCGGAATGCCAAAAGTTTGGATTGAATGCCCCAGCTTTTGCCCATGTTTCACCGTCAAATGCGATATCTTTTCCATCCGTTGTATAAGCTCCTGTACCAAATACAGTACCACTGAACTCACTAATTGCAGTTAAGATCTTCTGGTAATGAAATCCTCCGTAAATCGCGGCGGCTACCATAAGAACAAAAGCAAAGAAACGAATCCAAAGCTCCAACGCCTGGTTAATGGTTGTCCCCTTCATACCACCAACCCCGACATAGAAAATCATAACAACACTCGTAAAAATGATGCCAAATTCATAGGATGTCCCGAAAAACATGCTTAAAATTTGAGCAGCCCCTAGTAATTGGGGAGCTGCATAAAATCCTGATATGGCAAGAACAACGATGACAGCTACAACTCTTGCTCTTTTACTATGAAAACGATATGCAACAAAATCGGCAACCGTATAGGCACCGAATTTTCGTAACGGCCCCGCAATAAAAAGTGCCAAAAGTGTTAATCCAATCGTAAAGCTAAACGTATAAAAAGCGCCATCATAACCGATGGCAAAAGTTAATCCTGCCAACCCTAGAAAGGTTGCGGCACTTAAATAATCCCCACCGATTGCCGAACCATTTGTAAACCAGCCAAACCCCCGACCACCAACAAAGAAGTCACTCGCACTTTCGTTCTTTTTTGATAAGTACGTAATATAGACAATCGTCCCCAATAATAGGATTGTAAAAAGGTATTTCGGATCCAATAATAGTTGCATCATAGAACCGATTCCTCCTTACTGACTTGCTCACTTACCACTTCTTCCTTCTTTAACACAGGACTGACTTGTATACTCTTTTCCTTCTTCTCCTTCAGTTTTGCTTGTAAACTTTTCATTTCCCATCTTTCATAAAGCTTCGTGTGAAGATAAGCAATTATAAAAGCCATTGCCATCGCAACAATCGTCGTTAAAAACCAGCTATAAGACATGCCGCCTAACA
This window of the Sporosarcina pasteurii genome carries:
- a CDS encoding cation acetate symporter translates to MMQLLLDPKYLFTILLLGTIVYITYLSKKNESASDFFVGGRGFGWFTNGSAIGGDYLSAATFLGLAGLTFAIGYDGAFYTFSFTIGLTLLALFIAGPLRKFGAYTVADFVAYRFHSKRARVVAVIVVLAISGFYAAPQLLGAAQILSMFFGTSYEFGIIFTSVVMIFYVGVGGMKGTTINQALELWIRFFAFVLMVAAAIYGGFHYQKILTAISEFSGTVFGTGAYTTDGKDIAFDGETWAKAGAFNPNFWHSASMLIGLSLGTLGLPHILLRFYTNPDAKAARKSAVMAIGIASLFFAFAIYLGVVGRAIFLDGNASPEVMQNLVTGGDNMVIPSIATALGGKWMLGFVIAGAFAAVFSNLSGLFIASSGAIAHDLYAKFSRKELSQKQRVFAAKLSIVFLGVFYGVLGLLVKEASIGHLVALAFTVGASTFAPIFILGIWWRGITEKGAIAGLIVGFAVSMFMIFFSSVLPEALQFRVPGIITVPIGFLTVYLVSIIDGKVPTDVNAFMRKVHASEESA